attgataaaatattttttgttaaatataaattatgtgtCATCgatcctaattttttttatgtttgcaTCCGATATTTGGtacttatttgaaatttgattaatttgtgCATCAAAAagtatcatttttataaataacacTTTCCTTAGATCTTATATAAGCTCACACACATTTTGTCTTCTCTATTGACGATTGATTTGAGAGAAATAAGAAGTATATATAATAGTTGTTTCATTGACGTCGTCCTCTGGACGAAGAACTATATATAAGGAAcaaaatgaatatttataaGCTAAACGACTTACCAGTGCAAATATTCCCTCAGGTTTGGATTGCTAGGGTTTGGAGCATCAGGATCCACCATAATCTTTTAAAAAGAGAAGAACGTTTTAAATATCTTGAAATccaaaattaggaaaataaaaaacGAAATAACCTAGACACCATTAAATATAAACATTGTTTGATTAGACCTATAgtacttttaaaatatagtatatCTTCAAGCTTGCAATATTAAACATACATGTTATAaccatttttattattataaatagtatGTTATGAGttctcaaattcaaataaaaactataaaaacaaGTACTTAGCTTGTGAATTAAAATTAGAACTTGCATAAATTCACATAATTAGAAGCCTTTGCACATATTGCGCTTTTGATCctctatttataattaattgacaAAAGGTCAACAATTACGTGAATTGCTTAAACAATTCTAATCAGCCAGAgatattaaaatgtattaaatagaaaaaataaaaaataaaatatatatatatatatatatatatatataaaatagaattatGAGTTTACCAGAGTGTAAAAATTGCGAAGATCGTCTCCACCAATGTCAACCCTAGGTTGATTGACAACTTGTGAAGGCCTCAAGGCACATCCATTGTAGACCACCCTATTGTTGTAAACCACACCAAAGTCTACACACCTTGTGAATGGATCAACAACATCTCCAACAACTCCAGAAACTATTAGAGGATCTCTTggcatatttttttctcaattataataaattcaatttttgtttattacATGAGATGGATGATATTTTATGAGTAGAGAAGCTAGCTAGCTCTTGTTATTTATACTCATCATGAGTAGAGAGCTTTCATATGCTCTTGAGGACACATttggtcataaaaaaaaatatttatttgtttttggaataattttttactttatttgagaATCAGTGGTTGATTGGTcgtgaaaatttcaaatttcacttGTAAGTTGGATTCCGAACTTATAACATGTTTCccaactttatatttataattccAAATAAAATGTCTTTCTCTCCTTCGGAAAAAGTATAATCAAACAAAACTTCATCTTCAActcaaacaataataacaacaatatgtatagggcccgtttggccatgcgatatggtatcatgatatggaatcatgagatgaaattgaagttttgtttggacatgcgatatggaatttttgtgttgtatactttctcataaacataaaaatctcatgagttgtaaaactattaaaatagccccaattgtttattcaatcttatcaaataaacaaaaattttataaaatcgcataataaattattacaaagctatttgttctctacttaagtaattgtttcatctaactttaatttaataaaaaaaaaattgaacataaattgtagtgtactagtctttaatataatcctcccacatagtacggacaatatcctcacgttgaacttgcatttcttgaTCACGTGAcagagaagacgaaccaacattgttactttgagccatttgttggtcaatatcatccgcaactatatttCCATGCTCATAAACCATAAACATTTCATCACTTTAACAAtcggttggtgtgagttaaagtgactagctatatgttggtgagaataataaattttatgtcggtgagaataataaattttaaaaagtaatgatgtgattataaattttatttacatatgaaataaatggttagtagatataaatgtggggttgttttaacaaaatataaactcgtggatcaatttttgtattaaaatatctcaaatcatgatataatttcatatcatggtttttggagaatatggaatcacatctcatgatatggaatgatgagatggaatcagcgtaaatcgcatgtccaaacgctgattccatctcgatttgaaaatcttcaaacaaaatgaaaaatatttgatttctaTGGCCAAAGGTTTCTTTACCATAATAGGAATCTATATCTTTTTGAAGTTTCTCTTTAAGGGGAAACCATATTTCCTAATTGTTGAGCTGTAAAGAGGAGAATCAAGTAAAGATTTTGACGGATCAACTGAGCCCAATATTTTTGACATAAATTAAATTGTACATAGATATTTTCCTatccatattattattattaatccatattattattattatttttcttcatttgctTTATTAATCGTTCAAAGTTTTTAAATAGGAGGATCACTATAATCATAACGTCTATCGAACCGTTATAATAAACCACATGGAGACATGAGACATGACAAGAAAGGGTAAAGGACCAAACATTTTCTTGGATTATTCATAGCTACTTAAGTGGTCTctctaaaaagtaaaaaagtaaaaacacagAGTACTTACTAAGTGACAGTAGTAAGTACTGTTTCCGTTACttgtggggtctggggaggataTGATATATGCAAACCTTGCCCCTAcattgtgaaggtagagagactgtttccattagaccctcgactcaagtaAAGCAAATATAAATGTCCTGATGGATATTGTGTGAGAAAACAAACTTTGCTGCAATATCACTAATGCTATTGAAATTAATCCTTACACTCTATAACTGTCTTCATTGTACTTGTTACTCATTTTGTAATTTTCTTGTATAGAAAAAGGACAGGTAAGGCGAAattttgattcatgtttccacTTAATAATAAGAACGTTGAGATTTTTATACTGTCTTTGGTGCTTCTCATGTTCAACATGTCATTTCTCTTTTTGTGAGGTAATTGAGTGATAGAACGGATTAGGGTAGAAGAGTACTAGGTGGTTAAGTATTAGTTTCTTGTTATTCGAGTTCTGTTActatttattgtttcttcttgttttattttgttgtatttACTATTACTTTTAAGAATGTTGTGTCATGCTTTGTTTAGTACTATTTTGCCATAGCTTCTTCACTTccgttattttcttttttcgaaCTGCTTTGAAATGCTTctccttgagccgagggtctagtagaaacaacctctctacctttcAAGGTAGGGATACGATCTGCGTATACACTTCCCTCCTCAAACCCCACTCGTGGAAATACGCTAGATGTGTTGTCGCTAATTGAGTGTTTGGacaatttatctttttttttttctttgttcacAATGAAGGCTTGGCCAGTTTGTCTAACTGGTACTAAGGATATGGCTTTTGGTTGTGGACATATGGTGAGGTCCTTTTCTCTACTATTCAATTTATAGGATGATTTTCATTTCTCTCCTCCATTGATTTCTCATATATGTCACCCAACTAACAGTTATTATCTCATAAATTCACGTTTTATCTTGATTccattcttcttcaacaaacaaAGTAACTTTttgagataataactattagtcAAGTCACCATATGAGAATTCAACTCGCTATTTATATGGTGTTAATGAATTTCTGATCAATTGAATGCAGACCTGCAGAGAATGTGGTCCAAGAGTGTCAGATTGTCCCATTTGTCGTAGACAAATAACTAGTCGTATCCGGTTATACACTTAAAATAGCAACTTAAATGATCCGTGTATGTAAATATGTGTGTATATTTCTCGAGTTTAACTTTGTTTATGTCaataatttaaagaatttttacaTTATCACGTTATTTTTACTTATTGTAGTAGATAACTTaccttaattttaaaataataaatatctattttgttcattgttaatatatattagttattacaactctattatcttgtatgctAAAATATgtagaacattttttttttcataatccAAGAAAATTATATTCACCATAGTGAAAAGATAAGTTGACAAAGGATGAAAATTTtcgtcctaattgtcaacaaaaaagagaaattcTACTAAGTTATTTAAAAATCGATATATgttcataaaaatcatatcGCCGTCTGTGGGGATCGAACCCACGACCACGTGGTTAAAAGCCACGCGCTCTACCACTGAGCTAAGACGGCTTCATTGATTATTATGattcttaattaatattataatatattgttattaacGAGTTTTAGATAAGATAATTCAATAAATCAAGTTGTATTAGAGATCTaaatattttccatattttCAGTTTGATTGCATAATCCATTTAATTGTACACAATTAATTTGCgttattttatgaataaaaattttattttcttgattgtgtttaACTGAAGCATGGAGTTTATGAACGAAAGCAAGATTGacatttgatatacaaataaagtATAGTTAAAACTTATGATCGATTgtagtaaaacaatagtccacCTTCCAAAACCAGCAAAGCTCCTCTATAAACAAAGCAACAATCTTGTCATTTTCTAATCACatggtataattttttattattgaaaaatgtcAACAACAAAGAATAAATCTAGTGTGATTTTATAAGTGGAGTCTCGGGTTGAATGGGGTGTATGAAGACTTAACCTCTATCTTTGCGAGATAGAGAGACTGAATCTGATAGACTTTCGAcacaaaattttattaaaaatttgtcAAACAACAAGAACAAACTCAATGTTAATAAATGGAGTATGGGGTTGAGTGACGGAGCGAGGTGTACGTAGACTTAACATCTACCTTTTTGTGGGATAGAGAGACTAAATCTGATAGACCTtcaactcaaaatttatttaaaaattgtcaacaacaagaacaaacTCAGTGTGATTCCATAAGTGGAGTCTGGGGTTAGTCAGGTGTACGCAGACTTAACCtctacctttgtggggtagaaAGACTGAATCTGACAGATCCTTGATCCAAAATTATTAACAAGAACAAACTCAATATGATTCCATAAGTGGAGTCTGGGGTGAATGAGATGTACACAAACCTTTGTGGGATAGAAAGACTGAATCTGATAGACCCtcaactcaaaattttattgaaaaaaatgccATACTTTTACAACATTGATTAGCAAACAAATACACTTTCCTTGTACTCCTCTTCATCCATAGTATCACTCAATGTCCTTCCTTTAGTTTCTGGCAAACACAACACAAACAATCCACAAATTGCTATACAAATCCCAAAAACTCCATAAGAAAACCATCTATTTTTCCTCCCAAAAGCTACTAACATTGGACTAATTGCACCACCAAGAACCAATGCTTGTCTCACCATTGACACTGCTGAATTTCTAACACATGTCGGAAACAATTCCACAGTGTAAATTAACAAAACATTAAAACAAGTACATgcactaaaaaatgaaaaaagttcaAACCCCATTTGTAACACTTTAAAATCATCATTTTGTACTAGTACACAACCTATACTACATATTCCACTTAACATAGCAAATACTAATAGTGATTTTTTCCTAGTTATTTTTCCAATTAGGAAAAATGTTACTATTGATGCTGGCAATTCTGATAGTGCATTAAGTGTAACACTTAGGTATAGATTAAAAGGTAAATTTCCAACACCtaatggcatcccataatataCCATTCGTATACCAAAACCAACCAACATAACCGATATAAGTCGTCTGAAAGCCCATTTTTTTTCGATCAACATCTTGATAGCTGAGTAGAGATTGATTGTTGATGACTCGTTCAAGTTCTGTATTAGAAAATAAGATAAGTTACTTGCTACAACATGTAAAAGGTTCATACAATGACGATATATTTAACTTGCTCAAATATATAGTTTAagcacaaaaaaagaaaatagagacAGGTTTGAAATCTTACCAATTATTTATCCAAACACACTTCAACTATTAGTTGTTCTCTTTTTCTATACCAGAACGACAATGATATTTCAAGTAGGAAAATGGAACAACTGATAGTTCATGATGTGTGTTTCAACAAACATTTGGTAATAGTTAATTAAGATAGAATATTGGACGTAAAAAgcgacattcttttttaaaaggacttaaaaaggaaagtaaaacaaacaaactGAAACAGATCGAGGGAGTAATAACTTACATTATCATGTTCTTGatcttcaaattcaaaaaaggaGCCAAAGAAGCTCAATGTCAAGCTACTCCTTGTTGTAATACTTTTCAAAGTTGACACAAATTCCTCTTTGTTCCCTCTTACATAAAGCCATCTTGGTGATTCACAAACcaaaaaatgtaccaaaattGAGTACAAAATTGTTGGAAGACATGTCCACAAATACAACACTCTCCATGAAGACTCTTTATTCAAAAAAGCAATAATTGGCAATGATAGAAAACCAAtagtaaaacaaacaaaaccaaTTATACCAACTTGTCCACGCCATTGATTTCCTACTAACTCTGTTGACAAAACAAGTGCACAAGTCCCAATAGTAGCCCTTCCAAATCCactcaaaaatctcaaaaatgagtaaatccaaatatttgttgaaattgatgttatgGTTCCGGCAACTGACATGACAAGACATGAAAAAACCAACATGTTTTTTCGTCCAAGTTTTGTGTCAGCCAAAGTGGATAATACTAAACCTCCAATAAGACAACCTATGAAAAATGAAGACGCTGGTAATCCACTGAGAACTGAACTCACACCTTGCTTTTGTAACGACCATTCATTAACGGCATGTGTGTCGGCAAAGACACTAATAAATGTTTGTTGTGCATCAAAAACCCACGATAGAGATACGAGGACGGATTGTAACAATTGTGCCCATCCAAATTCACCAATGCACCTTTCTATAGTTTCATCGAGCGTTTTCGATGTATTTTTTCGATTTAATAATAATGATTCATATGATTGAtcactcattttatttttttgaatttgtgtATACAAATTAAAAGTGTGTATGGATTTTGAGCACCTTGAGAACTTAGTTtatatatgaagaaaaaaaacactagttgcattttagtttttatttaattgaggTCCCACAAATTAGGCTAGACAATATATACCAGTACAACTATGATTTGCTGGTATTCAACATTTAGATAATTTcataaagagaaaatacataattatccCATCAAATTTAGGCTCTTTTTTGAAGAAACACCTTAAGTTTGTAGAGGTCTTATTACCCCACGAAACCATTTAAATCCACAATAAATACGTCATTTTAACCCATTTTCATGGCAATTGTGATTTCACGCTACAAAAGCGCGTGAAAGGGTAAAATTGCAGCCCCAAACCAATGGAAAACTAACACATGGCATTGTTAAATCAAAGTGAAAAGAGTCCCACATTTCTTCTTCCCCAAACCACCATTAATGGCTGTTGAGAGCTTTTCTCAACAGCAAAAATTGGTTTTTTACCACACGAAGCAAATTTCTTTACTGTATACTCTATCATCAAGTTTTAGCAATCCATCTTAAGGTCTTTTATAAGAAAAATGTACTTAACAACGAAATAATACTTGATCAATTTAGCACCTAATTTACCTTTCAACAAAGAAATTTGAACCCATTTCCGTTCATATAGTTTCCCAAGATCAAAAATATCAAAGTATCTACTcatacaaattcaaaaaaaatgtgaaattcaCTTATAGAACTCAAAGCTAGTCTTAATTTCGGAATACCCACAAAGCTAAAAaggattaaattaatttttggggaaaaaattgaaatcaaacactaaataaACAgtcaaaacactaaaaaaataacacacaaaacttacataaatatatatttacaaagaaattcagaaaaaaattcttttgaagTGAAGTAAATCGAAAGAATTGGGAAAGGGAATTGGAAAAGATGAAcatgaatttttctaaaaaagtttaagggttaaaatgtGAGTGGGTCAGGATTTTACCCGACCCACTATTAAacaagtaagaaaaataaaaaaatattattttatttagggggAAACACACGCACGGATTATGAGATTGcaaatattgtaaaaataacgtatttaaaattgttgaaaatggttggatggggtaataggacccgcAAACTTTAGGTGTCTACTTCAAAAAAGAGTACAAGTTTGATGGgtaattttgtattttctctttcataaatttattaatttgtattCTTGAAGGATCATATCACATTGATATCATGTGTGAATGACAAGGATCTGATTGGACTTGATCCTTCAAACAgtaaaggataaaaaaaaattttaaattatgtaaacttgaagataaatgttttaaattaataatctgATCCAAAATCATGTTCTTATTGTTACTTTTgggttaaaatgtttttttttctaaataaatgtattatttcttttctattAAAACACATctttttctaacaaaaatattgtaataCATCACTAATTCTCATTTAGATAACAATAAATCCTTTTAtgtaataaaatagaaaattaatattttattgattaaaGAAGGATATTGGATCTTGGCATGTCGATGGTTTTTAACCGTAGGCATTTTGCCAGAAGTTGGTGGGTCTATCATGAATTAGGTCGGGGTGGTTGGTGGTTTCGGGATCTCGTAGAAAATGCTTCTTTTATGCCTCGGGTAAGcatttgttgatatatataattctacgattttaaactaaaaatatatagaatatggtaaaacattttttattttgttggtcttaaacatgaaaatttgaatttgaaaattaccaaaaaagagATATCATACTTttgaaatgaactaaaaaaataaattaattaaaacgaAGGAAATATTACATTGTATTAATTCATTGTTCTAAAAGAACACGTATTTTCTGTATCCATGGGAACAAGTTACATATTATATCTTTGTAATTAATCCATTCCAAGTTAAATGACAATAGTAACATGAAATTAGATGATTgtgaaaagattaaaaaaaaaattgttatagaaACTAcctaattaagaaaaaatggtCCTTAAAACATTCACATTGTTGAAAAGACTTGAGAGACGAAATAGACCAACAAGAATTGTGGCGGAGTCTTTTTTTCACAAGTGTTTACtcttaatatagaattttttagTACGAGTTTAAATTTGATTGGACTCTAATATGAGCATTTAACATTAGTGGTGGAACTAAATATCAGAAAATCGAAAAATCGAATCGAACCAAACTAATTCGGTTCTTCGGTTTTTCTGTTCGATGTCgatgttattttttttgaaagttcAGTTCGTCGATTCGATGTAAGGGTCTCAGAATTTTGGTGCACTGAAGAACTgtacttttattaaaaaaaataaaaattaagtagcAACAAATGTACAATTCAatatttaacttcaaatattaattcCCAAGAGGAACCCAAACATATTTTTATGGATGTACATTATGTAAAGGAACTCATCTTCATCCttgttttttttgaaaaatagttgGAGACACAATGTTCttgaaaaagacaaatatagtcTTATAGTTAGCGTAATAAGTGTTCCTAGCGAGACACATCATTTCTTAACATAGttttaaattctaattaagtatcttatactttaattttattttgtcctcgttttatttttctttcgcACCGAAAAACCAATTTAAAAAACACTGAACTAAATCAAACCGAATTAGTTTTGCTGGTATGTGGTGCATATTTTTCTAAAACCGAAAATCAAAAAATCGAACcaatatttcataaaatcaaattgaaGAACCGAACACCCCCCTTATTTAACACTGAGtagaaaacaattttttaaaaaagaaataaaccaATAAGGATTGTGGTGGCCTTCTTGAGCTAGCGTTTTACTCTCAACATAAAAAATTTCgatgtaaatttaaatttagttaagtcttaatataaatatcaaacacttaataaggaaaaaaaactttaagaaataaagaaaaggaataCATCAAGAGCCAACTAATactacatatattattatttttaatatactcTATCAAACGACCcgagaaaaagataaaatagacaGGATGCTAGCAATTAAGTTTTCGTAACACGTTGAATCCGCCCCTATTTTTCTCACGTACCATagttttgatgaaaaataaaactaacaAATAAATAGATTATAATTAATCTTCTAGTGATACACTAGGATTGAGTTGGCATATTTGGCGTTTTTATTTAggataacaataaaaataagtcaatttaGACTGCAAGTGCACAccaattatattttattgtctTAATTTAAGTGAAGTGTTGATTCGATACGAATAATTTATGACTGATTGTatttagataattatattttattgttgttgttgttgttgttccggttattttgtatatatattttatttattttcatcgTTTTAATTTAAGTGATATTGTTTGATTCGATAAGGatcatttatgatttattgtgTTTATGTGATCATACCTTCTTCTTGTTGTTATTATTACAAtttctttgtatatatattttagttattttcatCGTGTTAATTTAAGTGATGTTGTTTTATTTGATATAGATTATCTATGATTTATAGAGTTTAGGTAATCGTACcttgtttttattgttgttacGGTTTTTTTGTTTATACACTACCAAAAAACGACGGACAGAAAAgtgacggactgcgtcgctccAAAAAGCGACGTCATTTgccacactgtccgtcgctttttaataaaaataattatttaaaattattttacaaaaagcgacgga
The DNA window shown above is from Solanum stenotomum isolate F172 chromosome 6, ASM1918654v1, whole genome shotgun sequence and carries:
- the LOC125866628 gene encoding organic cation/carnitine transporter 3-like, producing MSDQSYESLLLNRKNTSKTLDETIERCIGEFGWAQLLQSVLVSLSWVFDAQQTFISVFADTHAVNEWSLQKQGVSSVLSGLPASSFFIGCLIGGLVLSTLADTKLGRKNMLVFSCLVMSVAGTITSISTNIWIYSFLRFLSGFGRATIGTCALVLSTELVGNQWRGQVGIIGFVCFTIGFLSLPIIAFLNKESSWRVLYLWTCLPTILYSILVHFLVCESPRWLYVRGNKEEFVSTLKSITTRSSLTLSFFGSFFEFEDQEHDNNLNESSTINLYSAIKMLIEKKWAFRRLISVMLVGFGIRMVYYGMPLGVGNLPFNLYLSVTLNALSELPASIVTFFLIGKITRKKSLLVFAMLSGICSIGCVLVQNDDFKVLQMGFELFSFFSACTCFNVLLIYTVELFPTCVRNSAVSMVRQALVLGGAISPMLVAFGRKNRWFSYGVFGICIAICGLFVLCLPETKGRTLSDTMDEEEYKESVFVC